From the Paenibacillus tianjinensis genome, the window GACTTCGTTCACACTACTTGGCCGTACCCTAATATCTGCTTGCAGACGTAAGACGAGCCAAAGTCAACTCTGGAAAAGCGGGGAATTTACATGCAGACTTTGCTGCTCTGGTTATTTTATATTTCTTCCTTCTACGCGTTCATTCCCGGAATGATCAGCAGGATTTTCGGCTATCGCGTATTTCGCAAAGGCATCAAGCGGACCGAATTTGCCCTGACCTTTGATGATGGTCCGGACCCGCGCTATACACCGCAATTGCTGGATCTTCTCAAACAGTATGATGCGAAGGCTACCTTCTTTGTCGTCGGGGCCCATGCGGAGCAGAATCCGGAGATTATTAAGCGTATGTATGATGAGGGACATCTCATCGGTATTCATAACTATGTACACAAGACGAATTGGCTGATGCGGCCTGCAACCGTCAAACAGCAAATTAAACGTACCGGTGACATTATTTACAGTATTACCGGCGAGCGGAGTACCTATTACCGTCCGCCCTGGGGGATCGTTAACCTGTTCGACTTCTCCAAGCGCAGTCAGGTGCAGATTGTCTTGTGGTCGGCCATGTTCGGCGACTGGAAAGAGAAGCTTGGTGCAGAACGGCTGACCGAAAAGCTGCTCACCAAGCTGGGCCCGGGTGAAGTCATGCTGCTGCATGATTGCGGCACAACCCTCGGGGCCGACCCCAAAGCTCCTGAGCATATGCTGATTGCACTGGAGCGGATGCTGGAAGAGGCTAGAAAACGGGGGCTCCGCAGTATCCGGGTGGATGAAATGATTGAGCAGGTGCAGAAATCACCCATTCAGCAGCTCTCCTTCAGCAAACGGCTGGTCGTCGGATTATGGCTGGTCTGGGAGCAATGCTTTCAGTTCATGTTCCGCATCAACACCATTGCTCCGGCGGATCCGTTTCTTCATTACCGGCTGCGCAAGTATCAAGGGGATCCGGTACAGATGGATAACGGTGAACGTCTGGTAAAAGGCGACAAGATTATTGAGCTGCACATCGATAACAGGCAGCTGTTCGAGCTGGGTGTGCATTCCCGGTCTTCGGCACAGCTTGCGATCCGTATGATCCGCCGCATGGAGAAGGATCTGCCGGTCCTTGCCGAAAGAATTGCAACAGATCTTGACCTGGCTGAGGCTAAAGCGCTTTACGGGGTAAGCATGATCAACAGGGGCCCGGAGAAATTCGGATTCATGGTTCTCGACCTGCCGGACGGCTGGTTCGCCCGTTCGACCAAGTTCTATTTGAGCATTCTGCTGAGTGTCATTCATCCCTCAGGGGGGGCGCGCCTGAAAGTCCGAAGTGAGGTTCTCGTGCCGAAGATGATGCTGATGCCGGTATCGCAGCTGCTCGACCAGATGAATCAGCAGCGCCCTCAAAAACAGGTAAAGAGCCGTGAGCGGATTCGCGAAGAGGAGCTGTCCCTGGAAGCTGAGCTGCCGGGAGCGACAGTGGTACACTAGTTGTCTTTGCTTCAATATGTAAAGCTGCATGCCATTATATTTTCAATAACTGCTTGAACCTAATATAAAGACCGATACCAGACAGCGGCTCCTTGAGCCGCTGTCTTTTTCATTTTGATGATTTCTCAAAGAGGGAGGTTAGTTTAGCGAAAAAAAAGGATATTATTGGTCGTTCGTTGAAATTACAGATAAAGGTAAATGACGGATAAACGAACTATTGAAAGGAGAAATATATGCTGAAATTGCCTGTTAATCATTCTGTTTTTTCTTCCGAAGCACTAGCGCCTGCACTAAAAGATCTTTATGAGATTGGGGACGTCATAGAATGCCGTTTTCTCTCGAACGGGCTTAATGATACTTATGTATTGAAGACCTCTACAGGGAAATACATACTGCGAATCTATAAAGTGAAATGGCGAAGTATACATGACATTGCTTTTGAAGTGGAGATGCTGAATCACTTGGTCAGGAAGGGAATCCCTGTATCTGGTCCAGTGGCCAAAAGGGATGGCGGGTATATTACAGAAATGGATGCAGCTGAGGGACCACGCTTCGCGGTCCTGTTTACGTATGCGGAAGGCGGATATTCCGATAAAAAAGAGAGCTGTGATTTATTTGGCGAACAAGTAGCAAAGATGCATCTGGCTATGGATGATTTCGAATGCGGGCATGAAAGGTTTGCGATTGATTTGAACCATCTGCTGAAGCAGCCGGTTCAATTGATTCGGCCTGCATTAGCCCACAGGCCTGAGGACTTGGACTTTCTGGACTCGTTGTCTAATTTATTGACGAACCGTATAAATGATATCTCCTCAGAGTTGGAATGGGGTGTCAGTCATGGTGATCTTCATGGAGGCAATGTACACTTTCATGAGAATTCCTTAACTCAATTCGATTTTGACTGCGGAGGCTTTGGCTGGAGATCCTATGATGTTTCTGTTTTTTTATGGGCAAAGGTTAGAGGGAGAGAGAAGGAGCATTTTAATAATGAGTTGTGGGATGTTTTCCTGCAATCCTACCAAAAGCACAAAGGATTATCTGAATCCGATCTTAAGGCGATCCCTTTGTTTGTAGCGATCAGGGAAATATGGTTGATGGGTCTCCACACCGGCAACGCAGAGGTTTGGGGTGGCGGATGGCAAAATGATCATTATTTTGATACCAACCTGCAGTTTCTGCGGAATTGGTGTGAGTTTCATTCTATCGTTGAGCAGAGGAAAGGGTGATATTGTAATGCAATTTAAGTTGTATACGGATGTGCATGAGTTTTACATGGATACCTATGATGTGCTGATGCGTCATGAAGCACAAAATTTGATTCCTCTTGGCAATATCATAATTGGGCATGAAGGAAAAGACAAAACAGACTGGCGGGACCCTGTAAATTGGCTTATGGCAACTATTTCAGATGCTAAGGGCATACAGCTTACCGCCGTAATGACACCGCCACACAATATTACGCTTTATGCAACAGACAACATACTGAACCCGGAAGCTATAAACTGTCTGATAGATGGGCTGAAAGACCATGAAATTCCAGGTGTGATAACCGAAAAAACCTTGGCAGAGTATTTTGCCAAAGAATATACCCTGCGCAAGGGAATAACTTTTACAACAACGATGAGCCAGCGTATATATGAACTTACGGCAGTAAACCCAGACATTCAAAAGGTTGGCATCGTTCGATTGCTGGATGAAAAGGATATTCACTTTTTCCCATACTGGGCTGAAGCATTTTATGCAGCGGTGAGTTATGGCAAAACAGAAATGTCCATCCCGCAAGATGCAGACCCTTACCTCTACCGAATAGCATCGAAAAAAATCTATATTTTAGAGGACAACGGGATCCCCGTTTCTATGGCTGGATATACAAGGGTAATGCAGACGGCTATTGGCTTGGCATTTGTATATACCCCTCCATATGAGCGCAAGAAGGGTTACGCTACTTCAATTGTGGCGCAAATAAGCCAGCATGCATTGGATAAAGGATATACTAAATGCGTCTTATATACGGACTTAGCAAATCCCATATCTAATAGCATTTATCAAAAGATAGGTTATAGGCCAATTTGTGATTCGCTCGAGTTAAAATTTGAATAGCAGAACGATGCGGACAGAACTTCTCCTGCCTTAGAAAATACTATCGCATTTGCAATTTCCGGCGGGCAAACTAAAAAAGAGTCCCGGACGCATCACGCGTCCGGGACTCTTCATAGCGAGGTCGGAAGAATTAGATCTTCAACACGCCGCCTTTGCTTGCATTGGTAACGAGTGCGGAATAACGGGCAAGGTAGCCTTTTTTGACCTTAGGCTCAAAGCCTTTCCAGCCGGAGCGTCGGATAGCAAGGGTTTCTTCATCAACCAGCAGCTCAATCTTGCGGTTGATCAGATCCAGCTCGATGATGTCGCCGTCTTCAACGAACGCGATAGGTCCGCCTTCAGCAGCTTCCGGTGAGATGTGGCCGATGCTGATGCCGCGGGATGCGCCGGAGAAACGTCCGTCGGTGATCAAGCCGACTTTGGCGCCGAGGCCCATGCCGACGATCTGGGAGGTAGGGGCAAGCATTTCCGGCATGCCCGGTCCGCCCTTCGGACCTTCATAACGGATAACTACGACATGGCCTTCTTTAACCTTGCCGTTAGCGATGCCTTCCAGTGCAGTTTCCTGCGAATCGAAGCAGATCGCAGGTCCTTTGTGGTAGCCGCCTACAGATGCGTCAACCGCACCGACCTTGATGATCGAGCCTTCCGGTGCCAGGTTGCCGTACAGCACAGCCAGGCCGCCTACTTCGGAGTAAGGATTGTCGAGCTTATGAATGACGCTGGTATCCAGAATTTCGTGCCCGCGGACATTCTCGGCAATTGTTTTGCCGGTAACGGTCATGCAGTCGCCGAAGAGAGCGCCCGGCTTCTTAAGCAGCTCGTTCAGCACGGCGCTTACGCCGCCTGCACGGTCAACGTCTTCGATGAAGATGTCGGAGGCAGGAGCCAGCTTGGCCAGATAAGGTACGCGGTTAGCCACTTCATTGATCCGCTCCAGCGGATAATCAATTTCAGCTTCCTGAGCCAGGGCCAGGGTATGAAGTACGGTGTTTGTAGAGCCGCCCATTGCCATATCAAGGGCAAAGGCGTTGTCGAGAGATTCCTTGGTTACGATATCGCGCGGCTTCAGATCCAGCTTAATCAGCTCCATCAGCTGTGTCGCTGATTTGCGGACGAAGTCTCTGCGTTCTTCAGCTACGGCCAGGATGGTACCGTTGCCCGGAAGAGCGAGGCCCATAGCTTCGGCCAGACAGTTCATGGAATTCGCGGTAAACATACCGGAGCAAGAGCCGCAGGTAGGACAGCCGAATTGTTCCAGTTCCAGCAGTTCGGCGTCATTGATCTTGCCGACTTGATGCGCGCCTACGCCTTCAAATACAGAGGTGAGGGAAAGCTTCTTGCCTTTGCTGTCTACGCCGGCTTTCATCGGTCCGCCGCTGACGAAGATGGTCGGGATGTTGACACGCAAAGCGCCCATCATCATGCCCGGTGTGATTTTATCACAGTTGGGAATGCAGACCATGCCGTCGAACCAGTGCGCGGATACAACGGTTTCCAGGGCGTCGGCGATGATCTCGCGGCTTGGCAGGGAATAACGCATGCCGATGTGGCCCATGGCGATTCCGTCGTCTACACCGATCGTGTTGAACTCAAACGGCACACCGCCGGCTTCGCGGATAGCTTCCTTGACGATTTTGCCGAATTCCTGCAGATGCACATGACCCGGTACAATATCAATATAGGAGTTGCAGACCGCGATAAACGGTTTGCCGAAATCCTCCTCTTTTACTCCGGCGGCACGCAGCAGACTGCGGTGTGGAGCCCGGTCAAAGCCTTTTTTAATCATGTCTGAACGCATTTTCTTGGCTGCCATAATGAAAATTCCCTCCTGAATGTTTGGTAGTCTAAAAAATTGCAGAACGAATATAGTGTCGCATTAACGCATTGCAATCCCGAAATATGCGTATCTGCGGTTTATAGAAAGAACGGGGTCCAGCTTCGGGTAGCAGAAGGAGGGCGGAGCCGTTTCTATAAAAAACTAGGCATTGTAGTAAACAAAGCTGGATGATCCTGCTGGAGGAAGCAGCCAGCTTTGTTATAAGAGAGTCTATCACAAAAGGCCTATTTTTTCTACCGGACAATGTGAAGTTTGTCGCACCGGGGGAACTGTCAGCGGATTGCTGGAAGACGGATACGTCTGGTGAGTAAGTGAAGTGAAGGAAGGAACATTATTTAATAGTCTCATATACAATGGATCAGGCCGGAGAATCTCCGGCCGGAAATTACAATAACGCCCCGCTTCGTGAGCGGATACTCACTCCTTAAGCAGGGCGTTCGTTTATTGAATGGGGCTGGAATAGACCGGTAATGTCAGGGTGTGCGGCGCAGGGCGGCGCGCTGCAGCGTGATCATCCAGTTCACAGACGGTTCAACCAGCGGGTGAAGCAGCCGTTTGACTGCCGGCTGGGCCAGCAGCACGGTGAGGAGTACGGCAGTGAGCAGTACAAGAGCGGCCCCTGCAGCATTGCCGATATAGTCATAGATTCCGGAAGCGGCGGCAAGACGGACAACAAGGCCGTGAAGCAGGAAGACGTACAGCGTACGGCGGCCCCAGTCGGTCATCCGGCTCAGCCCGTAAGGGACGAGCCCCAGAAAGGCTAGCGAAGCAATAATCTGCACAGCATATAGCGTCAGGCGGTACAAACCTGCGTACCATTCCTCCGCTCCAAGCTGCATATAAGTCATGTTGCCATACAGCCAGCCGAGTGGAATATCCGGGCCCGATACAGCCAGAACAACAAGGATTAGAAGGGAGGCAGCAGCTGCTGCGGCCTTAATATATTTCTGATACAGCTTGGCGAAGGCGGCAAAGGAAAAATGATAGCCGATTACGAAATACGGCAGATATACAAAGGTGCGGCTGATGCTAAACCATACCCCGTCAACCTGTAAATATCCGACAGCAACTCCCGCAGCTACGGCGAAGGCGATTTGAGCGGTTTTGGACCACTTGCCCATGCCGAGCATCAGCAGACGCCAGCAGGCATGACTGGCCAGGAACCATAACAGCAGATAAGGTGCGAATATAGAATGATGTATGCCTTTTACATGAAAGAGGGAAACATCCAGCGCAGAATACAGACTCTGAAAAATCAGGTACTGCATGCCGATCTGAAGCAGTACTTTACGGCCTGCGGCCCCGTTCAGGCTCTGCTTCGCGAAATAACCGGTAACAAGCACGAACAGCGGCATATGAAAACTGAAGATCCACATATACAGCCCGTGCATGCCATTCATTCTGGTGATTAGAGGTTCGATAGCATTGCCGGCAAACACAGTGATGATAAGCATGAAACGCAGGTTGAGAAAAAAGGTTTCCCCACGCGCCTCCAGCGGATTTTCCCTTACCATAACCTAACCCCCAAAAGTTGATCTATAAAAATAAATTAATTTAATTTTAAAATACATGATTTCAGGTTTTGATATTGTGAATTCAATCACAATGGAAAGCGCTATCAGGCGGATTAATTGTGGCGATCTGTTGAAGGTTGTTTGATTTCTTTGATTACTCTATAATTTTCTGTATGCAGTACACGGGAGTGAAACTATTGAAGAAATTGATATCCAGACGAAGAGTCCTCCTTTCACTTGCAGTGCTTCTGGTTATAGCGGGAATTCTGCTCTGGAGATATTTGACCCCTTATGCCCCTGCTGAGAATGCCGAGTCTGCGCTGATCTCTGCAGGAGGAGTAACAGTAGAACAGAATGATAACTGGATTTCGTTTGAACCATCGGTAATATCGGGTACGGCAGTGATTTTCTATCCGGGCGCACTGGTTGAGGCCGAGGCTTATGCGCCGTTGGCCCACAAAATCGCTGCCGCAGGGCATCCGTTTTACATAGCCAAAATGCCGCTCAACCTGGCGGTCATTAAGGGAGATGCCGCAGATGAAATGATCCGTGTGCATCCCCGGCAGTCCTTTGTGCTGGGCGGCCATTCTCTGGGCGGTGTGATGGCGTCGCGTTATGCTGCCGGACATGCGGACCAGCTGGAAGGCGTGTTTTTCCTGGCCTCTTATCCGGACGAGAAAGGCAACCTCAAAGATACTACACTGTCAGTCTTATCTGTGCTTGGAACGGAGGATAAGGTAGTCGACAGAGACAATTACAATGAAGGCCGGGCTTATTTGCCGGGCAATACGGTATACTACTCCGTCACTGGCGGTAATCACGCCCAGTTCGGAAGCTACGGTCCCCAGAAAGGTGACGGGGAAGCGAAGATTACCGAAGAAGAGCAGCAGAACCGCACAGCACGGGCGATGCTGGACTGGCTGGGCAATCTTCGTTAGCACGTAACGTGAGAGAGGAGGCGGAGCATGCCGCTGCTGCATGTGAATGATTTATCGGTACCCTGCCAAGCCATTTTATTCGACAAGGACGGCACGCTGCTGGATCTGCTAGCAACCTGGGGAACCTGGGCTGAACTGGTCCTGCAGGGGCTGGGCGAGCAGCTGGCGCTGATTGGAGACGGCTTCAGCGGCGATCTGTCCGGGGTGCTCGGCACCCGGCATGATGCTTCCGGCCGGGTGATTGGCTACGATCCGGCCGGGCCGCTCTCCATGGCTACCGCTGAGGAGACTTACGGCATTCTGGCCTGGCATCTGTACAGCGCCGGGGTTCCCTGGAACGAGGCGGTGACGAGGGTCACGGCCATTGCCAAAGAGGCGATGAACGAACTGCGGACCCGCCGCTTTGCAGCACCTTTGCCGGAACTGCTGCCGTTCCTGCAGCAATGTGCCGCCGCCTCCATAAAGCTTGGAGTCGTCACTTCTGACGGCTCCGGGACGACTGGAGAGCAGCTGGAGTGGATGGGTATTACCGGATACTTTCATATTATTGTAACAAGGGACCGGGTTAGCCGCGGCAAGCCGGCTCCTGAAATGGCTGAAACGGCTTGCCGTGAGCTTGGAATTCCGCCGGAGTATACAGTCATCATCGGCGACAGTAATGCAGATATGCAGCTCGGTAAAGGTGCCGGCCTGCGCCTCTCCATCGGGATTTCCCCGGAGGGATCCGCCGGTCATTTACTGGATGCTGACACTGTAATTGCCGGTTATCATGAGCTTCGCCTTACATGTTGAACTCTTGCTAAGAAAGGATGCGTGTAGACCATGGATCAATTGCAGACACTGGTTTCCTGGATCAAGGACAGCGGCAACATTGTATTTTTCGGAGGGGCAGGCACCTCTACCGAAAGCGGGATTCCGGATTTCCGCTCCGCAGCGGGCTTATATCAGAGTGAGCATAACTCCCCGTATCCGCCTGAAGTGATGCTAAGCCGCAGATTTTTTATGTCCTCACCGGACATTTTTTTTGATTTCTACCGCAGCAAAATGATCCACCCGGACGCACCCCCGAACGGTGCCCACCTGCTGCTGGCAGAGCTTGAGCGCCAAGGCAGGCTGAAGGCGGTAATCACCCAGAATATCGACGGGCTGCATCAGCTTGCCGGAAGCCGCACTGTATTCGAGCTGCACGGCTCGATACACCGCAATCATTGCATGAGCTGCAGCCGGTTTTACGATCTGAATCAGATCATTGAGTCGGCTGAGCGGGTGCCCCGCTGCCCCGAATGCGGCGGCATCATTAAGCCAGATGTAGTGCTGTATGAGGAAGAGCTGGATCATGATGTGCTGTTAGGCTCCATCGCGGCAATAGCCGCTGCTGATCTGCTGATCATCGGCGGAACCTCGCTTACCGTGCAGCCGGCAGCCAGTCTCGTCACCTATTTTCACGGACGGCATACGGTCCTGCTGAACGGCGAGCCGACTCCCTACGACCATCATGCTGATCTGATCATAACGGACCGGATCGGTGAGGTTATGGGGAGAATTCAAGAGCTGCTTTGAACGGTTTTCTAGTATGTGAGATTACAATGGAGGCGTACGGTTTAAAATAGGGTAATGCAGCATCAGAGGAAACGAGAGGCAGGGATCGGCAATGGTATATGTGGCTAGCGATGAACGGTATGAAATTATGCGTTACAACCGCTCGGGCAGATCGGGCCTCAAGCTTCCGGCCATATCACTGGGACTGTGGCATAACTTCGGCGGGATCGATGCCTATGAGAACGGCCGGGAAATGATTACACGCTCGTTTGATCTTGGCATTACCCATTTTGATCTGGCCAATAACTATGGTCCGCCTGCCGGTTCGGCAGAGGATCTATTCGGCAAGGTACTTGCCCGTGATCTTTCCGCCTACCGTGATGAAATGGTGATCTCTACAAAGGCGGGATATTATATGTGGCCGGGGCCTTACGGTGACTGGGGATCACGAAAATATATGCTGTCCAGCCTGGATCAGAGCCTGAAGCGGCTGGGGCTGGACTATGTGGATATTTTTTATTCACACCGTCCGGATCCGCACACCCCGCTTGAAGAGACAATGGGAGCGCTTGATCATGCCGTACGTACCGGGAAAGCGCTCTATGTTGGAATATCCAACTATACGGCGGAGCAGACCTTGGAGGCCATCCGGATTCTGAACGGGCTGGGCACGCCGCTGCTGATTCATCAGCCGAGATACTCTATGCTCGATCGCTGGATTGAAGGCGGCCTGCAGCAGGTGCTGGAAGAGAACGGGGTCGGCAGTATCGCATTCACTCCGCTGGCCCAGGGGCTGTTGACGAATAAATACATGAACGGGATTCCCGAGGACTCCAGAGCTGCCGGCCCGTCCACCGCGCTGAGTGAAAGCCGGATCACGCCGGAGGTGCAGCGCAAAATCCGCGCACTCAATCAGCTGGCCGTCTCACGCGGACAGAGTCTGGCGCAGCTTGCGCTTCAGTGGACGCTCCGCGGCGGTAAGGTGACCTCGGCGCTGATCGGCGCCAGCCGGGTGACCCAGATTGAAGAGAATATCGCCGCCTTGTCCCACTCTGAATTCTCGCAGGAAGAACTGGACCGGATCGAAACGATTCTTAAAACTGAGAGTGAAGCCTGACGGTCTGAACAATTTCTATAAAATGGATAATCAACTTAGTTGTATAGAGTACTAATAAGTACAGCGGGGTAACCCCGGGCAGCCCGTTCCTGAGAAGGA encodes:
- a CDS encoding acyltransferase family protein, translating into MVRENPLEARGETFFLNLRFMLIITVFAGNAIEPLITRMNGMHGLYMWIFSFHMPLFVLVTGYFAKQSLNGAAGRKVLLQIGMQYLIFQSLYSALDVSLFHVKGIHHSIFAPYLLLWFLASHACWRLLMLGMGKWSKTAQIAFAVAAGVAVGYLQVDGVWFSISRTFVYLPYFVIGYHFSFAAFAKLYQKYIKAAAAAASLLILVVLAVSGPDIPLGWLYGNMTYMQLGAEEWYAGLYRLTLYAVQIIASLAFLGLVPYGLSRMTDWGRRTLYVFLLHGLVVRLAAASGIYDYIGNAAGAALVLLTAVLLTVLLAQPAVKRLLHPLVEPSVNWMITLQRAALRRTP
- a CDS encoding polysaccharide deacetylase family protein, which codes for MQTLLLWLFYISSFYAFIPGMISRIFGYRVFRKGIKRTEFALTFDDGPDPRYTPQLLDLLKQYDAKATFFVVGAHAEQNPEIIKRMYDEGHLIGIHNYVHKTNWLMRPATVKQQIKRTGDIIYSITGERSTYYRPPWGIVNLFDFSKRSQVQIVLWSAMFGDWKEKLGAERLTEKLLTKLGPGEVMLLHDCGTTLGADPKAPEHMLIALERMLEEARKRGLRSIRVDEMIEQVQKSPIQQLSFSKRLVVGLWLVWEQCFQFMFRINTIAPADPFLHYRLRKYQGDPVQMDNGERLVKGDKIIELHIDNRQLFELGVHSRSSAQLAIRMIRRMEKDLPVLAERIATDLDLAEAKALYGVSMINRGPEKFGFMVLDLPDGWFARSTKFYLSILLSVIHPSGGARLKVRSEVLVPKMMLMPVSQLLDQMNQQRPQKQVKSRERIREEELSLEAELPGATVVH
- a CDS encoding phosphotransferase gives rise to the protein MLKLPVNHSVFSSEALAPALKDLYEIGDVIECRFLSNGLNDTYVLKTSTGKYILRIYKVKWRSIHDIAFEVEMLNHLVRKGIPVSGPVAKRDGGYITEMDAAEGPRFAVLFTYAEGGYSDKKESCDLFGEQVAKMHLAMDDFECGHERFAIDLNHLLKQPVQLIRPALAHRPEDLDFLDSLSNLLTNRINDISSELEWGVSHGDLHGGNVHFHENSLTQFDFDCGGFGWRSYDVSVFLWAKVRGREKEHFNNELWDVFLQSYQKHKGLSESDLKAIPLFVAIREIWLMGLHTGNAEVWGGGWQNDHYFDTNLQFLRNWCEFHSIVEQRKG
- a CDS encoding HAD family hydrolase, yielding MPLLHVNDLSVPCQAILFDKDGTLLDLLATWGTWAELVLQGLGEQLALIGDGFSGDLSGVLGTRHDASGRVIGYDPAGPLSMATAEETYGILAWHLYSAGVPWNEAVTRVTAIAKEAMNELRTRRFAAPLPELLPFLQQCAAASIKLGVVTSDGSGTTGEQLEWMGITGYFHIIVTRDRVSRGKPAPEMAETACRELGIPPEYTVIIGDSNADMQLGKGAGLRLSIGISPEGSAGHLLDADTVIAGYHELRLTC
- the ilvD gene encoding dihydroxy-acid dehydratase, which encodes MAAKKMRSDMIKKGFDRAPHRSLLRAAGVKEEDFGKPFIAVCNSYIDIVPGHVHLQEFGKIVKEAIREAGGVPFEFNTIGVDDGIAMGHIGMRYSLPSREIIADALETVVSAHWFDGMVCIPNCDKITPGMMMGALRVNIPTIFVSGGPMKAGVDSKGKKLSLTSVFEGVGAHQVGKINDAELLELEQFGCPTCGSCSGMFTANSMNCLAEAMGLALPGNGTILAVAEERRDFVRKSATQLMELIKLDLKPRDIVTKESLDNAFALDMAMGGSTNTVLHTLALAQEAEIDYPLERINEVANRVPYLAKLAPASDIFIEDVDRAGGVSAVLNELLKKPGALFGDCMTVTGKTIAENVRGHEILDTSVIHKLDNPYSEVGGLAVLYGNLAPEGSIIKVGAVDASVGGYHKGPAICFDSQETALEGIANGKVKEGHVVVIRYEGPKGGPGMPEMLAPTSQIVGMGLGAKVGLITDGRFSGASRGISIGHISPEAAEGGPIAFVEDGDIIELDLINRKIELLVDEETLAIRRSGWKGFEPKVKKGYLARYSALVTNASKGGVLKI
- the mgrA gene encoding L-glyceraldehyde 3-phosphate reductase, producing the protein MVYVASDERYEIMRYNRSGRSGLKLPAISLGLWHNFGGIDAYENGREMITRSFDLGITHFDLANNYGPPAGSAEDLFGKVLARDLSAYRDEMVISTKAGYYMWPGPYGDWGSRKYMLSSLDQSLKRLGLDYVDIFYSHRPDPHTPLEETMGALDHAVRTGKALYVGISNYTAEQTLEAIRILNGLGTPLLIHQPRYSMLDRWIEGGLQQVLEENGVGSIAFTPLAQGLLTNKYMNGIPEDSRAAGPSTALSESRITPEVQRKIRALNQLAVSRGQSLAQLALQWTLRGGKVTSALIGASRVTQIEENIAALSHSEFSQEELDRIETILKTESEA
- a CDS encoding NAD-dependent protein deacylase; the protein is MDQLQTLVSWIKDSGNIVFFGGAGTSTESGIPDFRSAAGLYQSEHNSPYPPEVMLSRRFFMSSPDIFFDFYRSKMIHPDAPPNGAHLLLAELERQGRLKAVITQNIDGLHQLAGSRTVFELHGSIHRNHCMSCSRFYDLNQIIESAERVPRCPECGGIIKPDVVLYEEELDHDVLLGSIAAIAAADLLIIGGTSLTVQPAASLVTYFHGRHTVLLNGEPTPYDHHADLIITDRIGEVMGRIQELL
- a CDS encoding alpha/beta hydrolase, translated to MKLLKKLISRRRVLLSLAVLLVIAGILLWRYLTPYAPAENAESALISAGGVTVEQNDNWISFEPSVISGTAVIFYPGALVEAEAYAPLAHKIAAAGHPFYIAKMPLNLAVIKGDAADEMIRVHPRQSFVLGGHSLGGVMASRYAAGHADQLEGVFFLASYPDEKGNLKDTTLSVLSVLGTEDKVVDRDNYNEGRAYLPGNTVYYSVTGGNHAQFGSYGPQKGDGEAKITEEEQQNRTARAMLDWLGNLR
- a CDS encoding GNAT family N-acetyltransferase, with protein sequence MQFKLYTDVHEFYMDTYDVLMRHEAQNLIPLGNIIIGHEGKDKTDWRDPVNWLMATISDAKGIQLTAVMTPPHNITLYATDNILNPEAINCLIDGLKDHEIPGVITEKTLAEYFAKEYTLRKGITFTTTMSQRIYELTAVNPDIQKVGIVRLLDEKDIHFFPYWAEAFYAAVSYGKTEMSIPQDADPYLYRIASKKIYILEDNGIPVSMAGYTRVMQTAIGLAFVYTPPYERKKGYATSIVAQISQHALDKGYTKCVLYTDLANPISNSIYQKIGYRPICDSLELKFE